In the genome of Streptobacillus ratti, the window TTTTTTTCACACTCTCTATTTTTTTAATAAATCTCTTATTTCAACTAATAATTCTTGATCTTTAGTTAATACAGGTTCAGCTGGAACAGTTTCTTCAACTGGTTTTTCTCTTTTAAGTTTCATTAATCCTTTTAAAACTATGAAAATTACTAAAGCAATAATTAAAAAGTCAACAATATTTTGTATAAACATTCCATAATTAATTGATAAAGCAGGTGTTTCACCCTCTGCTGGTTTTAATATAATTTGTAATGTTTTAAAGTTAATATTTCCTAATATAAGTCCAATAAATGGCATTATTATATCATTTACCAATGAAGCAACTATTTTACCAAAAGCTCCTCCTATAATAACCCCAACAGCTAAATCTACAATATTTCCTTTAGCTATAAAATCTTTAAACTCTTTTAACATAACTTCCTCCTAGTTTTATTTATATTACAAATACATTATACAGTAAAAATAAATACATTTCAATATGTATAAAAAGAATATTTTATATATGTGTTATTTATCAAATATATGTAACAAAATATTTAAAAGGTTTAACATCTTTATTTTTATATATATTTATGATAAAATATATAAATAAATACTATTATGGAGAGGTTAAAATGTCGGATATAAAATTAAAAAGAAATTTCTCTATTATTGCACATATAGATCATGGTAAATCTACTATTGCAGATAGATTGCTAGAAATTACAGGAACTGTAAGTCAAAGAGAAATGAAAGAACAATTATTAGATAGTATGGATCTTGAAAGAGAAAAAGGAATTACAATTAAAGCACAAGCAGTTACTTTAAATTATAAGGCAAAAGATGGAAAAGAGTATGAATTAAACTTGATAGATACTCCTGGACACGTTGACTTTATATATGAAGTATCAAGATCTCTTGCAGCATGTGATGGTGCTTTACTTGTTGTAGATGCAGCTCAGGGTATAGAAGCACAAACGCTTGCTAATGTATATTTAGCATTAGAAAATGATTTAGAGATACTACCAGTTATAAATAAAATAGATTTACCATCAGCTGATCCAGATAAGGTAATGTTAGAAATTGAAGATGTTATAGGTTTACCAACTGATAATTCAGTATTGGTTTCAGGTAAAACTGGGTTTGGAATAAATGATTTATTAGAGGGAATTGTTAAATGTATTCCTGAACCTCAAGGAAATGTTAATAAGCCTTTAAAAGCATTGATTTTTGATTCACATTATGATGATTTTAGAGGTGTAATTACATATATTAGAGTCTTAGATGGAACTATTAAAAAAGGTGAAAAAATAAAGATAATGTCAACATCTAAGGAATTTGAAGTATTAGAAGTTGGTGTATTTTCACCTAAAATGAAAGAAAAAGAATCATTAGATGCTGGTTCGGTAGGATATATAATTACAGGTATTAAATCTATCAAAGATACACAAATTGGGGATACTATAACGACTGTTAAAAATCCTACAGAGTTTGCTTTAGATGGATATAGACCTGCACAAAGTATGGTTTTTGCTGGAGTTTATCCTATTTCTACAGATGATTACGAAGATTTAAGAGAAGCATTGGAAAAATTACAATTAAATGACGCATCATTAACATATCAGCCTGAAACTTCATTAGCATTAGGATTTGGTTTCCGTTGTGGTTTTCTTGGATTATTGCATATGGAAATTATAGTTGAGAGATTAAGAAGAGAATTTGGAATTGATTTAATTTCAACAGCACCATCTGTTGAATACCATGTTACTGTAGAGGGTACAAACAATATGTTGATTATTGATAACCCTGCTGAATTTCCTGAGGGAAGAAAACATATAGAAGAACCATATATTAAAGGAACTATTATAGTGCCTAAAGATTATGTTGGAAATGTTATGGAACTATGTCAAGAAAAACGTGGAACATTTGTAAATATGAGTTTTTTAGATGAAAATAGATCTATGATAATATATGATTTACCTTTAGCTGAAATAGTTATAGATTTTTATGATAAATTAAAATCCAGAACTAAAGGTTATGCCTCTTTTGAATATGAAATGATAGGGTTTAGAGAATCTAATCTAGTTAAAATTGATATTTTAGTAAGTGGACAAGCAGTAGATGCTTTTTCATTTATAGCTCATAGCGATAATGCTTATTATAGAGGAAGATCTATAGTTGAAAAATTAAAAGAAGTAATACCAAGACAACAATTTGAAATTCCATTACAAGCTGCATTAGGAACTAAAGTAATAGCAAGAGAAACGGTAAAGGCTTTAAGAAAAAATGTATTGGCTAAATGTTATGGTGGAGATATTACTCGTAAGAAAAAATTATTAGAAAAACAAAAAGAGGGTAAAAAACGTATGAAAGCTATAGGAAATGTTGAAATACCGCAAGAAGCATTCCTATCAGTTCTTAAATTAAATGATTAAGGGTGAAAAAATGATAAAAAAAATTATATTTTTTGATGTTGAAACTAATGGTGTAAATCCAACTGATTCTGTTTTATCAATTTCAGCAATGAAAGTTACATATGATACAGTTACAAATAAAATGGTCAAACTTGATGAGTTTGATAGATTTTATTTTAGAAATGAGGGAGAAGAACCGAATTTAGATGCCATAAATGTTAATGGGTTATTTGATAATGAAATAGAAAGAAGAAGAAATTTATCTTTAATTAAATATGCTAGAACATTTAATGAAGATATAGTTAATTTTTTTGAGTTTTGTGATAATGCTGAACATTTTGTTGCTCACAATATTAGATTTGATAGACAATTTATTCCTTTTAAACTTAAATATCAATTTGATACAATGTTAGAAAATATAGATATTGTTAAAGTACCAAGTAATAATCATTATTCATCTTTTAAATGGCCAAAATTAATGGAATGTGCTAATTATTACAATATACCACTTGATGAAAATGAGTTACACAATAGTATGTATGATGTTGTTATTATGGGTAGAGTCATGTTTAAAATGCTTAAAGATAGAGAGGGAGTAAAGAGAGTAAGGAGATTTTTAGTTGATAATATTTCAACTAATTTAAAGTAATATGGATTTTAAAACTTTTATTTATTTAGCTAATTTACTAGGGATAATTTCTTTTGCCTTATCAGGAATTTTTAAAGGTATAAAACATGATCATGATTTATTTGGAGTAACATTACTTGCAATAATTACGTCAGTAGGTGGTGGAGTTATGAGAGATGTGTTGTTAAATAAAGTACCAACTGCATTAATAAATCCACAAGATATATATGTAGCAATAATAGTTGCTTTACTTACATATATACCCTATTTATTATTTAAACCTAAATTTGATGAGAATTTAGTTAAAAAGGCAAGAAAATTAGTATTAATATCTGATGCAGTAGGGTTATCATTATTTGTTTCTATAGGTGCTAATATTGCATTACAAAATGATTTAAATACTATGGGTGTTATAATCATGGCAACAATAACAGCAGTTGGTGGAGGAATATTAAGAGATATTTTAGCAAATGAGACACCTTTTATTTTAAAAGAAGATATATATGCAATACTTTGTGTAATTGCTGGGTTTTTATATAAAATTATGATAATAGATTTACAATTAAATGAAATAAAAACGACTATAATAATATTTTTTACTGTATTGATTATAAGGTTAGTTGTGATTAAAAAGAATTTGAATTTACCTAAATAAAAGTGGACAATAGTCCACTTTTATAATATAAATAATAATTAGGTTAATTAGAATGGCGAAATAGCCCATTTAAATTTTTTCTTATAAAATCCATTTGCAATAGTTGAAATCGTAACCTTTTTTTGTGCAGAAGAGGCGTGAATAAACTCATTATTACCTATGTATATTCCAACATGATTAATAGTTTTCCCTCTACTTGATGTATTAAAAAATAGTAAATCTCCTATTTTAAGGTCTTCAATATTTATTTTTGGAGAATAATTAGCCATATCTTTTGAAACACGAGGTAAGTTAATGGAACTATTTTTTGAAAATACATAATTTACAAATCCAGAACAATCAAACTTATTAGGTCCAACAGCTCCCCAAGAATATGGTCTATCTAAATTAGTTTTTGCAAATTCAATAATCTTATCTCTTAGAACAATTTCATCTTCAAGTGATATTTCCATATTTTTTTCAGATATAACAATCAGTTCATCTAAAATTGTATTTAATCTTTCATCTACTTCATTTTGAGCAAATGAAATAAATGAAAATAAAGATAAAAATATAAAAAATTTTTTCATATTTACCTCCTCAAAAAAATTATATATCATTATAATAAATATGTCAAATAAATATAATAAAAATAATTTACATTACTTATTCATATTTTTATGATATAATAATAAAAAAAGAAAGGAGTTTGATTAATAATCAAAAAATATATATGTTTTTAAAAAATAGTGATAATGTAGGAAGACTAGAAGTAATTTGTGGTAGCATGTTTTCTGGTAAAAGTGAAGAATTAATTAGAAGATTAAGAAGAGAGTCATTTACAAAACAAAATGTTTTAATTTTTAAGCATGCAATAGATAAGAGATATGGTGAAAATGGTATTTTTTCTCATAGTCAAGATAGTATAGGGGCTTTTCCTGTTTCAAATGTGTTAGAAATGGAAAGCATTATTTCTAAACATCCAGATGTTGAAGTAATTGGAATAGATGAAGTACAATTTTTTGGAAAAGAAGTAATAGAATTTTGTAATAAATATGTTAATATTGGGAAAAGAGTTATTGTTGCTGGACTTGATTTAGATTTTAAAGCAGAACCATTTTATCCTATGCCTGAATTATTAACTTATGCTGACTCTATTACTAAATTAAAAGCAATATGTATGGTTTGTGGCAAAGAAGCATATGCAAGTCAAAGATTAATAAATGGAGAACCAGCATTTAAAGATGATCCAATAGTAATGGTTGGAGCAAGTGAAAATTATGAAGCAAGATGTAGAAGACATCACATTGTAAGAGATAGAAAAGATACTAGGGCAAAAATATATTTCTTGTTTGGTACGGATATAAATGCTGGAAAAGAAGAAGTTGAAAAATTTATATCAAGTAAAAATCCTAATGCAAAAACTAAAACAATTAGTATATTTAAAAATGAAGAAAGTGTAATTGATTTAAGAAATAGTATTGAAAAATCATCATATGAATGTGATATTTTATTTATCAGAATAATTAAAAGTCCTTTAATGCCAATAGAGGGAGATTATAGTATTATTGATTTGATGTCAGAATATAGAAAAATATCATCAGTAATTTTAATTTCAAGAAATAGACGTGGAATGATAAATGAAGTATTAATATCTCATGAAACAATTAGGAAAGCTGACTTAAATTTAGAAGATATATACTTTACTCCGTCTGAAAATCCAGAAAATGAAAAAAATATATATAATATAGAAAAAATAATAAAAGCAAAAGCAGTGATAATTTAAGGAGGAAACGATTATGAAAAAAATTATAACATTATTATTTGTACTTACTTCATTAAATAGTTTTTCATATACAAGACTTTCGTCAGATGAATATTTAAGTGGGATATTTACAAGTAAAGCAACTAAAGAAATAATGAAAGGATCTTTTGAATATGATAGTGATTTAGCAGTAGTTTCAGATAGACTAGCAACTTTAGATGCTGTTAAAAATGACGCATTATTAGGATTAAAAGGTTCAATTTATGATTATTCACTTACTAAGTTAAAAGTATTATTTGATGAAACTAAATTATCAGGAAAAAACTTTGATTACGCTACTATGAAAATTATGGCTGAAGAAATATCAAAAAAAATAATAGATGAAAAAAAATATGAATTCGCTAAAACTGTTGAATTAAAAAATAGTGATAAATATTTGATATTAGCTAAAATATCAAAAAAAGATGTAGATAAAATTACTACTGAGCATTTTAGAAAAAGATTATTTAATGTTGTTCAAAGATTAAATGATTATTATCATGAATTAGGAAAATAGCATATGAAAACGAATAATAAAGATATTATTCGTGAATTTTTTAAATCTAAAACAAGATTTTTAGCAATATTTATTATAAATTTATTAGGTATTTCAACATTCATAGGTTTAAATGTATTAAGTAAAGATATGTATAAAACAATAGATGATTTATACACAATAAGTAATGTTGCTGATGTTACAGTTAGTTCAAATATTGCATTAAATCAAGATGATTTAAAGATTTTAAATAATTTAGAATATATATCAGATATTGAATATGGATACAATGAAGAAATATATATAAATAATAGTAAAGAAATATTGAATTTAAAAAGCTTACCTGAAAGAATATCTAAACTTAAATTAGTTGAAGGGAATTTGCCAAGTTCAATTAATGAAATAATAATTGAATATCAATTAAAAGATAAATATAGCTTTAATAAAAAAATAAATGAAAAATTTAAAATTGTTGGATATTATGAAAATGTTGAAAATAGATTAATTAATTCAAAAATTCAGACGTTTAAAGGATATAATGTTTCAAGTATTAATGGGTATACTTTAGCAAAATATTTTGAAAATAAAGAATATACTTTTGCAAATATTAAACTTAAAACAAATTTTAAAACATATAAAGCAGAGTATAGTAGCTATATTTTTGAAAAAAAACTGGATATTAGAAATAAGATAAATAAAAATTCTAAGATGAAGTTAGATGAATTTTTATCACAAAAATATGAAGAGATTAATAAAGGTAAAATGCAAATTGAAAATTCTAAAAATGATATAATAGAAAATGAAAATAAGATTATTGATGCAAAAAATAAAATATTGTCTGCAGAGAAAAAGCTTATTTCAAATATTAATGAATTTCATGGAGCATATGATAAATTCAATAATAATGAATTAAAAATTAATAAACAAAAAGCAGAATTAATAGAAAAGCAATATAATTTAAAAGAAAATTTGTTAAAAATAGAAGATGGATTAAAAGAATTAGATACAAATAAAGAAAAAATAAATAATGGTTTAAATGAAATAGAAAAAGGATTTCATATCATAAGTGAAAATCAGAAAAAAATAGAAGATTCAAAAAAAGAAATTTTTAAAAATAAAGAATATATTGAGTCTTTAAATTCTAGTATTTTTGTATCAAAAAAAAGAATAGAAGATGGTAAAAATAAAATAGAAAAGGCAATAAAAGATATAGAAATTGGTGAAAATAAATTAAAATATGAACTCAAAAATTTAGAAGATAAAAAATATGAATTAATTACCAATTTAACTTTTATTGAAAATAAGAAAAATGAATTAGAGGATAATAAGAAAAAAATTTATGAGGGACTAGAACAAATTAGACTTGGAATAGAAAAACTTGAAGATGGTAATCAAAAATTAATAGAAGAAAAAAATAAATTTGATAGAGAATATGAAGAAAATCTTAATAAAATAAATGATGGAAAAAAAGAAATTCAAAATAATAAAAATAAAGTAGAAATTGCTGAAAAAAGATTTGAAAAAGAAAAAGATAAAGCTAATCAAAAAATAGAAAAAGCTTTAAATGATATAGATATAAATAAACGTAAACTAGATTCATTGAATTCTATATATTTTATTAACACAAGAATTGATAATCCAAATTATTCATCATTTATTGAAAGTGTAGAAAGTTTAAACATCATATCAAAATTATTTCCTGTAATTTTTTATTTAATAGTAATACTTGTTTCTACAACTACTATGACAAGAATGGTTGATGAACAAAGAAATTCTATTGGTACATATATGTTTTTAGGTTATTCTAAAAATCAAATATCAAAAAAATACTATATTTATGCTTTGTTACCAACTATTTTAGGTATTTTATTAGGTATTTATTTTGGAATATATTCTATCCCTAAATTTATTTATACAGCATTTAGAGCAGGCTCTATTTCTATGTATAATAATCTAGTGATTTTATTTGATTTAAATATAGTTTTAATAAGTATTATTGCTTCTATTTTATCTACAATTTTATCAGTATATCTATCTTTAAGAAATGATTTCAATATTGAAATTTCAGATTTACTTAAACCAAAAATGCCAAAACAAGGAAGTAGTATTTTACTTGAAAAAATAAAAATACTTTGGAATAATTTATCATTTTCTAATAAAATAAGTTTAAGAAATATTTTTAGGTATAAAGGTAAAATGATTATGAATATTTTAGGAATTACAGGATGTACTGCCCTTATATTCCTTGGATTTGCAATTAAAAACTCTTTTTCAGATATCTCTGAGTTACAATATAATAAAATAAGAAATTTTCATGCTGAAATTAATTTGAAAAGTCATTTAAATAAAAATGAAATCAGTAAAATAATTAATTTA includes:
- a CDS encoding C40 family peptidase, coding for MKKFFIFLSLFSFISFAQNEVDERLNTILDELIVISEKNMEISLEDEIVLRDKIIEFAKTNLDRPYSWGAVGPNKFDCSGFVNYVFSKNSSINLPRVSKDMANYSPKINIEDLKIGDLLFFNTSSRGKTINHVGIYIGNNEFIHASSAQKKVTISTIANGFYKKKFKWAISPF
- the lepA gene encoding translation elongation factor 4 gives rise to the protein MSDIKLKRNFSIIAHIDHGKSTIADRLLEITGTVSQREMKEQLLDSMDLEREKGITIKAQAVTLNYKAKDGKEYELNLIDTPGHVDFIYEVSRSLAACDGALLVVDAAQGIEAQTLANVYLALENDLEILPVINKIDLPSADPDKVMLEIEDVIGLPTDNSVLVSGKTGFGINDLLEGIVKCIPEPQGNVNKPLKALIFDSHYDDFRGVITYIRVLDGTIKKGEKIKIMSTSKEFEVLEVGVFSPKMKEKESLDAGSVGYIITGIKSIKDTQIGDTITTVKNPTEFALDGYRPAQSMVFAGVYPISTDDYEDLREALEKLQLNDASLTYQPETSLALGFGFRCGFLGLLHMEIIVERLRREFGIDLISTAPSVEYHVTVEGTNNMLIIDNPAEFPEGRKHIEEPYIKGTIIVPKDYVGNVMELCQEKRGTFVNMSFLDENRSMIIYDLPLAEIVIDFYDKLKSRTKGYASFEYEMIGFRESNLVKIDILVSGQAVDAFSFIAHSDNAYYRGRSIVEKLKEVIPRQQFEIPLQAALGTKVIARETVKALRKNVLAKCYGGDITRKKKLLEKQKEGKKRMKAIGNVEIPQEAFLSVLKLND
- a CDS encoding thymidine kinase — encoded protein: MFLKNSDNVGRLEVICGSMFSGKSEELIRRLRRESFTKQNVLIFKHAIDKRYGENGIFSHSQDSIGAFPVSNVLEMESIISKHPDVEVIGIDEVQFFGKEVIEFCNKYVNIGKRVIVAGLDLDFKAEPFYPMPELLTYADSITKLKAICMVCGKEAYASQRLINGEPAFKDDPIVMVGASENYEARCRRHHIVRDRKDTRAKIYFLFGTDINAGKEEVEKFISSKNPNAKTKTISIFKNEESVIDLRNSIEKSSYECDILFIRIIKSPLMPIEGDYSIIDLMSEYRKISSVILISRNRRGMINEVLISHETIRKADLNLEDIYFTPSENPENEKNIYNIEKIIKAKAVII
- a CDS encoding ABC transporter permease; the protein is MKTNNKDIIREFFKSKTRFLAIFIINLLGISTFIGLNVLSKDMYKTIDDLYTISNVADVTVSSNIALNQDDLKILNNLEYISDIEYGYNEEIYINNSKEILNLKSLPERISKLKLVEGNLPSSINEIIIEYQLKDKYSFNKKINEKFKIVGYYENVENRLINSKIQTFKGYNVSSINGYTLAKYFENKEYTFANIKLKTNFKTYKAEYSSYIFEKKLDIRNKINKNSKMKLDEFLSQKYEEINKGKMQIENSKNDIIENENKIIDAKNKILSAEKKLISNINEFHGAYDKFNNNELKINKQKAELIEKQYNLKENLLKIEDGLKELDTNKEKINNGLNEIEKGFHIISENQKKIEDSKKEIFKNKEYIESLNSSIFVSKKRIEDGKNKIEKAIKDIEIGENKLKYELKNLEDKKYELITNLTFIENKKNELEDNKKKIYEGLEQIRLGIEKLEDGNQKLIEEKNKFDREYEENLNKINDGKKEIQNNKNKVEIAEKRFEKEKDKANQKIEKALNDIDINKRKLDSLNSIYFINTRIDNPNYSSFIESVESLNIISKLFPVIFYLIVILVSTTTMTRMVDEQRNSIGTYMFLGYSKNQISKKYYIYALLPTILGILLGIYFGIYSIPKFIYTAFRAGSISMYNNLVILFDLNIVLISIIASILSTILSVYLSLRNDFNIEISDLLKPKMPKQGSSILLEKIKILWNNLSFSNKISLRNIFRYKGKMIMNILGITGCTALIFLGFAIKNSFSDISELQYNKIRNFHAEINLKSHLNKNEISKIINLVEKDFTSLSLESINAKFSIKNRENDIKIYIIDDIKIDEFFHLSNKIDDNGAIISKRALTLMNKNVGDEILVSDFIGNEYNLKISNTTDNYQGNYIFITKKFYERNLQKEYKINTLIIKEFDKSLDYLLDFDEIQSISLNREYKDIFDKISDSLNFIVIFITLLSALLSIVVTYSLLEINVNERQRELATIKVIGFFSKEVSLYIYKEIFILTIVGIILGLFSGKILHKIVLISMEKTNTVFVENIGYSPYIFSIILTLIFSFISFLLIHRKIKNINMIEALKME
- a CDS encoding 3'-5' exonuclease; translation: MIKKIIFFDVETNGVNPTDSVLSISAMKVTYDTVTNKMVKLDEFDRFYFRNEGEEPNLDAINVNGLFDNEIERRRNLSLIKYARTFNEDIVNFFEFCDNAEHFVAHNIRFDRQFIPFKLKYQFDTMLENIDIVKVPSNNHYSSFKWPKLMECANYYNIPLDENELHNSMYDVVIMGRVMFKMLKDREGVKRVRRFLVDNISTNLK
- a CDS encoding trimeric intracellular cation channel family protein, with the protein product MDFKTFIYLANLLGIISFALSGIFKGIKHDHDLFGVTLLAIITSVGGGVMRDVLLNKVPTALINPQDIYVAIIVALLTYIPYLLFKPKFDENLVKKARKLVLISDAVGLSLFVSIGANIALQNDLNTMGVIIMATITAVGGGILRDILANETPFILKEDIYAILCVIAGFLYKIMIIDLQLNEIKTTIIIFFTVLIIRLVVIKKNLNLPK
- the mscL gene encoding large-conductance mechanosensitive channel protein MscL: MLKEFKDFIAKGNIVDLAVGVIIGGAFGKIVASLVNDIIMPFIGLILGNINFKTLQIILKPAEGETPALSINYGMFIQNIVDFLIIALVIFIVLKGLMKLKREKPVEETVPAEPVLTKDQELLVEIRDLLKK